The following are encoded together in the Desulfomicrobium escambiense DSM 10707 genome:
- a CDS encoding response regulator: MEGLFRSKACPEGVRTSAGPSQPGTCGVPSARRVATALWHEVQGAATPWTRVRPLRGLAAVLLCAFFAVSAWGGGRHALLISSYHPGFPTFFDQAGGLREALEPAGVALDVEFMDTKRFPVSEASARFLDSLRFKLAALPAYDVVVTADDAALHFVLDHGRELFPGLNVVFFGVNDQDLAHGLSGSQGFTGIIESVSMGETLQDIRSLRPGARGVHAVVDGQPGGRGDLRTFLSQQGRIRDLELHVLDLDTMSWDELGSRLSAVPKSDAILLLSAYRDRQGEGRSFEDGLGFILRHAGAPVFHLWEHGIGQGIVGGKVISHREQGRLAGGLVLRILGGEAARTLPVIEGDDANRQVFDHAALTRFGIDEALLPDGSDVRGRPVSLISRYMPHILLAGAVVCVLVTLVAALLQHVFRLRSAKASLMDSEARYKALFNANADGILVAERAGGRFVFANPAVCRMFGYSEGEFLSLGVEDIHPREHLAEVFANFDQQSRGQKDLAEGLPCLCRDGGVFTADIRSFPLEVDGTPCLVGLFRDVTERSQVLEALCQARDAAEAANRSKSEFLANMSHEIRTPLNGILGMLQLLEGLEQSVEQRQYVQMAANSARRLTGLLSDILDLSRIESGRLAVCERPFEVQEVCASIEELFSQAADRKGVRLEVVAAAGLPGRLTGDVLRLRQILFNLVGNAVKFTSDGFVRVDMESLGQDASGRERILFCVGDSGPGMDDAFLSKAFEPFVQAEKEYVRQHQGAGLGLAIVKRLVHMLGGTLAIDNASGGTTVCFTLPMAAAGEACAAYGEEAPPEPDSLRILLAEDDQVSVFAARRLLERIGHAVVCVENGRQALDALRGGEFDVVIMDVQMPVMDGLQAARLIRADAGLGSMARVPIIAMTAYAMSGDRDICLAAGMNDYISKPVGARELKRALTCAVPSGSGRSGLGEQRTIGDEGASC, encoded by the coding sequence ATGGAAGGACTGTTCAGGAGCAAGGCGTGCCCCGAGGGCGTCCGCACGAGCGCCGGCCCGTCGCAGCCAGGGACCTGCGGCGTTCCCTCTGCGCGTCGGGTCGCGACCGCCCTTTGGCACGAGGTGCAGGGTGCGGCCACGCCGTGGACCAGGGTGCGGCCGCTCAGGGGCCTGGCGGCGGTCCTGCTGTGCGCGTTTTTTGCAGTCAGTGCCTGGGGCGGGGGGCGTCATGCGCTTCTGATCAGCTCCTACCATCCGGGATTCCCCACGTTCTTCGACCAGGCCGGCGGACTTCGCGAGGCCCTGGAGCCTGCCGGGGTGGCCCTGGACGTCGAGTTCATGGACACCAAGCGTTTTCCCGTGAGCGAGGCCTCCGCGCGCTTTCTCGATTCCCTGCGTTTCAAGCTGGCCGCGCTTCCGGCCTACGATGTCGTGGTCACGGCCGACGACGCGGCCCTGCATTTCGTCCTGGACCACGGGCGCGAGCTGTTCCCTGGCCTGAACGTGGTCTTCTTCGGGGTCAACGATCAGGACCTCGCTCACGGCCTGAGCGGTTCCCAAGGGTTCACCGGGATCATCGAATCCGTGTCCATGGGCGAGACCCTGCAGGACATCCGGTCGCTGCGGCCGGGAGCCCGGGGGGTGCACGCCGTGGTCGACGGTCAGCCCGGGGGCCGCGGTGACCTGAGGACGTTCCTCTCGCAGCAGGGTCGCATCCGGGACCTCGAACTGCATGTCCTCGACCTGGACACAATGTCCTGGGACGAACTCGGCAGCAGGCTGTCCGCCGTGCCGAAAAGCGACGCGATCCTGCTGCTCTCGGCCTACAGAGACCGGCAGGGGGAGGGCCGTTCCTTCGAGGACGGCCTCGGGTTCATCCTGCGGCATGCCGGGGCGCCCGTGTTCCATCTCTGGGAGCACGGGATCGGTCAGGGCATCGTCGGGGGCAAGGTCATCTCCCACCGGGAACAAGGCCGTCTCGCCGGCGGGCTCGTGCTGCGCATTCTGGGCGGCGAGGCGGCGCGCACCCTTCCGGTCATCGAAGGCGACGACGCCAACAGACAGGTCTTCGATCATGCCGCGCTCACGCGCTTCGGCATCGACGAGGCGCTCCTGCCGGATGGGAGCGACGTCCGGGGCCGGCCCGTGTCCCTCATCTCGCGCTACATGCCGCACATCCTGCTGGCCGGGGCCGTGGTCTGCGTGCTGGTGACCCTGGTCGCGGCCCTGTTGCAGCACGTGTTCCGCCTGCGCAGCGCCAAGGCCAGCCTCATGGACAGCGAGGCGCGCTACAAGGCCCTGTTCAATGCCAACGCGGACGGTATCCTGGTGGCCGAAAGGGCCGGAGGGCGCTTTGTTTTCGCCAACCCGGCGGTGTGCCGGATGTTTGGCTACTCGGAAGGGGAATTCCTCTCCCTGGGCGTGGAGGACATCCACCCGCGCGAGCATCTGGCGGAGGTTTTCGCCAACTTCGATCAGCAGTCCAGGGGACAAAAGGATCTTGCCGAGGGCTTACCGTGCCTGTGCCGGGATGGGGGAGTCTTCACGGCCGACATCAGGAGCTTTCCCCTTGAGGTCGACGGGACGCCGTGCCTGGTCGGCCTGTTCCGCGACGTGACCGAGCGCAGCCAGGTGCTCGAAGCCCTGTGCCAGGCCCGGGACGCGGCCGAGGCGGCCAACCGCAGCAAGTCGGAATTCCTGGCCAACATGAGCCACGAAATCCGCACGCCCCTGAACGGGATCCTCGGCATGCTGCAGCTCCTGGAGGGCCTGGAACAGTCCGTCGAGCAGCGGCAGTACGTGCAGATGGCGGCGAACTCCGCCCGGCGGCTGACCGGGCTTTTGAGCGACATCCTGGACCTTTCGCGCATCGAATCCGGCCGGTTGGCCGTCTGCGAACGGCCTTTCGAAGTGCAGGAAGTCTGCGCCTCCATCGAGGAGCTTTTCTCCCAGGCGGCCGACAGGAAGGGCGTGCGCCTGGAGGTGGTGGCGGCCGCCGGACTGCCCGGCCGGTTGACGGGGGATGTCCTGCGGTTGCGCCAGATTCTCTTCAATCTGGTCGGGAACGCCGTGAAGTTCACCTCGGACGGGTTCGTGCGCGTGGACATGGAGTCGCTGGGCCAGGACGCGTCCGGGCGGGAGCGGATCCTGTTCTGCGTCGGCGACAGCGGGCCCGGCATGGACGACGCCTTCCTGTCCAAGGCGTTCGAGCCGTTCGTCCAGGCCGAGAAGGAGTATGTCCGTCAGCACCAGGGCGCCGGGCTCGGTCTGGCCATCGTCAAGCGCCTGGTGCACATGTTGGGCGGGACCTTGGCCATCGACAACGCTTCGGGTGGCACGACGGTCTGCTTCACTCTGCCCATGGCGGCCGCGGGAGAGGCCTGTGCGGCGTATGGCGAGGAGGCGCCTCCGGAGCCGGACTCCCTCAGAATCCTGCTGGCCGAGGACGATCAGGTCAGCGTGTTCGCCGCCCGCCGCCTCCTGGAACGGATCGGCCACGCCGTCGTCTGCGTCGAGAACGGGCGGCAGGCCCTGGATGCCCTGCGCGGCGGGGAGTTCGACGTCGTGATCATGGATGTCCAGATGCCGGTCATGGACGGGCTGCAGGCCGCGCGGCTGATCCGGGCCGACGCCGGCCTTGGGTCCATGGCCAGGGTGCCGATCATCGCCATGACCGCCTACGCCATGAGCGGCGACCGCGACATATGCCTGGCGGCGGGCATGAACGACTACATCTCCAAGCCGGTGGGCGCCCGCGAGCTGAAGCGGGCGTTGACCTGCGCGGTCCCGTCCGGGTCGGGACGGAGCGGGTTAGGGGAGCAACGCACAATTGGCGATGAGGGCGCGTCATGCTGA